Below is a genomic region from Prolixibacteraceae bacterium.
CCATGTTTAATGATATTGAAGATATATTGGAGTTGATCCCTTCGAATAAAGTCTATTTATTAGACCGATATCATCTAAATTTATCTCTCTATTCTGTGATATATCAAGATTTTGAACGTGATGTTTATGATAGTTTAGTGTCTCATAGAGAGGCGATAGAGAAGTATTCGAAGTTGGTGATGTTGTTTCCTGGAGGAAAAGAGCCTGAGGGGCGTCTAAAAGGGTTTAGGGATTTTTGTGATACTTATGGGTATGATCATGAGATCATTCGATCGCTTGAGGATAGGACGATTCAAAAAGGGGAGGCCTATTTGATTCCATCTGATCGTAATCTGGTAGCGATGGTGAAAGCTGCGGAAGAGTTGAAGTTGAAGTTAGGATCAGACCTCGGGATCATCTCTTTTAATGATACAGTGTTAAAAGAAGTTGTTGCAGGAGGAATCACAACTATCTCAACTGACTTTAAACAGATGGGGGTTCGTTTGGCTGAAGTGGTTAGTAATCAAGAGGTCGTGTGGGAGCGAAATCCAAGTGGTATGATCTTAAGAGATTCATTGTAGGCATTTGTCTGCTATAAAACATGTATTGGGTTTTTGTAAATATCATAAAAGAGTATACTTTTACCAACCAGTACCAACCAGTTGTGTTGGTGTGTGAATAGTACTAACGGATAGAATTTTTAATAAGCCATGAATATACAAGATTTAAAAAGTAAGTTTATTGAGAAGTATGGAGAAGGTGAAGTAGAAGTATTTTTCTCTCCAGGTCGTGTCAATCTTATTGGTGAGCATACCGACTATAATGGTGGTTTTGTTTTCCCATGTGCGTTAACTTTTGGAACATATTGTTTGGTACGTAGAGTGGAGAGACCTTCTTTCCGTTTTGCATCACTAAATCTTCCATTCGAGACGGAGTTGAACATGGATCAACTTACTACACCACTAGATGACAAATGGGTAAACTATCCACTGGGTGTTCTTGCACAGTTTGTGAAAAAAGAGATCCAATTTGACGGTGGTGCTGATCTTATGTTTTATGGTAATGTGCCAAACGGTGCTGGACTTTCGTCATCTGCAGCATTAGAGGTTGTAACAGCCGTTGCTATTAATGATGTTTTCCAGACTGGTCTTGATCGCGTAGAGTTGGTTAAGATGAGCCAGAAGGCAGAGCATGAATTTGCTGGAGTACATTGTGGTATTATGGACCAGTTTGCTTCAGGAATGGGATCGAAAGGCCATGCTATTTTCTTGAACTGTGATACATTGGAGTATGATTTAGTACCTGTGAAATTAGAAGGTGCGAAGATCGTAATTAGTAATACTAACAGTCCTCATAAATTAGATTCAGGTAAGTATAATGAGCGTGTGGCTGAATGTACTGCTGCCGTTGAAGCTATCTCAAAAGTGAAGCCTATTAAGAACTTAGGTGAACTTAGTTTAGAGGAGTTTAATAGTGTTGCTGATGCCATTGAAGATCAGGTTATTCTTAATAGAGCACGCCACGTTGTTTCAGAGATTCAAAGAACAAGTGATGCGGTAGCAGAGCTTAAGAGTGGAAACATTGATGTGTTTGGAGCGTTGATGAATGCATCTCATGATTCTTTGAGAGATGATTATGAGGTGACAGGATTGCAGTTGGATACTATGGTTGAAGAAGCCCGTAAGATCGAAGGTGTAATTGGATCACGTATGACTGGTGGTGGATTTGGTGGATGTACGGTTTCTATCGTTAAAGATGATGCTGTAGATACATTTATCGAAGAAGTAGGAAAGAACTATGAAGCACGTACTGGTATTAAGCCAGAGTTCTATGTTGCTGAGATAGGAGAAGGTGGTTGTAAATTGAGCTAATTATTTAAAAATATAGTAGCAGTGAGCTTTAATATAGAAGAACATCCTCATCGAAGAATGAACCCCTTAACAGGGGAGTGGGTATTGGTTTCTCCACATCGTTCTAAGAGACCGTGGCAAGGTCAAGTAGAAAAGGTGGTTGAAGAGCAACGTCCGGCATATGATGAGACGTGTTATTTGTGTCCAGGGAATGAGCGTATCGGTGGAGAGAAGAATCCTCAGTATGATGCACCATATTCATTTGTGAATGATTTTAGTGCGTTATTGAAGGATACTCCTGAAGGCGGTGTTGCAGAAGATGATCTGTTTATCTCAGATAGTGTAAAAGGTATCTGTAAGGTTATCTGTTTCTCCCCACGTCATGATTTAACCGTTCCAGAGATGGAAGTGGGAGAGATCAAAAAAGTGGTTGATCTGTGGCAAACAGAGTATCGTGAGCTAGGAGCAAAGGAGGAGATCAATTACGTTCAGATATTTGAGAATAAAGGAAGTATTATGGGTTGCTCTAATCCACACCCTCATGGGCAGATATGGGCTTCTAGTATGGTACCAAATGAGCCTCAAAAGAAGAGTGAACGTCAATTGGAATATTTTCAGAAGAATGGACGTACATTGTTATCTGCTTATGTAGAGAAAGAGCAAGATAAAGATGAGCGTATTTTGGCAGAAAATGAACATTTTATTGCTTTGATACCTTATTGGGCCGTTTGGCCATTTGAGACAATGATTGTGAGTAAGCGTCAGGTCTCTTCTCTAGATCTATTTACAGAAGAGGAGAAACTAGGTTTAGCTGATATGTATAAGAAGCTAACGGTGATGTATGATAACTTATTTGAAGTCTCTTTTGCTTATTCTGCTGGAATACATCAAGCGCCGACAGACGGTCTGGATCATCCGGAATGGCATTTCCATATGATGTTCTATCCGCCGTTATTACGTTCGGCAACAGTTAAGAAGTTTATGGTTGGATACGAAATGTTAGGTATGCCACAACGCGATATTACTGCGGAAGGGGCTGCCAAACGTTTACGTAGTCTATCGACCGTTCACTATAAACAAAGATCCTAAAGCAAAAACTATTAGGTGATCTATAAAACAAAAAACAAAACAAGGGAAGCATTGCTCGCAATGTCTTCCCTTGTTTTGTTTTTTGTTTTATAGATCTTTGTATAGATTAAATGTTATTTCCTCACCATTGTGATAGAATTCAGGTGTATTCGGATTTATATCATCACTGATTCGTTGAATGTCTTTCTCTTGTTGGTAATTTGTTGTCATTTCAGGATCTTCTATTGTTAGGAAAAGAAAGTGGGGTTTTACAAATTAGATATTTGATTTTTCATAATTATAGATGTCTGTTTTGGTTCTATTACAAAACAAAACGAAGGTATAGACGTTAATCTTTAAAAGTTTGAATTTATTCGGATATATGAAATATGATATAATAGGAGATGTTCATGGACATGCATCTCTTCTAAAGATGTTGTTAAAGGAGTTAGGATATCAGGAGAATGATGGTGTATGGTTTCATCGTGAACGAAAAGCTATCTATTGTGGTGATTTTATTAATCGTGGACCTGAGATTGTTGAAACATTCGAGATTGTTAAGCGTATGTGTGAAGGTGGGCATGCGTATGCAGTTCTAGGTAACCATGAGTTTAGTTTGATGATATGGCATTCGTTTAAAGGAAAAGATCTGATGAAGCCTAATCTGGTAAAGAAAGCTGGACGTCTTTGTAAATCGACACGGTTGGCATTCAAGGAGCAGGAGTTATCATTGAAAGAGTATGTTAAGTGGTTACGCAGTTTACCTCTATTTTTAGAGTTTGATGGGTTTAGGGTAGTGCATGCCTCTTGGAGTGAGAAAGCAGTTGGGATTATCTCGAGTTTACGAGGGGATCAAAGTTGGCGAAAGTCAGAGATTAGAGAGATGGTGTTGGATAATGGTGCTATGATGAACGCAGTGTCGCTGTTGGTTCATGGTCCAATAATGACTATGCCGAAGGATATTAAAGTATATTGTAGTAGGGGATTGAATCGTAAAGTCTTTCGTCTGAAATGGTGGTGTACACCTTTGCCAGATACGTTCCGTGAGATATGTTTTGAGGGGAGATATACCCTTCCTGAATATACTATTCCTAAGGAAATAATGCCATCAGTAGAGGTCTATTCTCCATCTGCTCCAGCAGTTTTCTGTGGTCATTATTGTAGAGCAGATGGGGCACAATTGTTATCTCATAATATTGTCTGTGTGGACTCTTGTATTAGTCACTCTAATATGTTGTCTGCCTATAAGCACAGTATCCGAGCATCTATAACACGAGATAATTTTGTTACGGTATCAGGTGCTGGTGAGGAGCATTAATCCAAAATACCTAACCCTTGTCGTATTACTTCGAAATTGCCTTTGGTGCAATCAATAACAGTAGATGGAATGTTGCCTCCGCTACCCCCGTCGATCATAAGGTCTACTTGGTTTTCGTATCTCTCATAAATTAATTCAGGGTCGGTGGTATACTCGATGAGTTCATCTTTGTCATATACTGAAGTGGAAAGTATTGGAGATCCCAACTGTTCGACTAGATCTCGAATAATTTGGTTGTCAGGAATACGAATACCAATGGTCTTCTTTTTATTCTTGAGCATCTTTGGTACTTTATGATTTGCTTCTAGTATAAAAGTGTATGGACCAGGGAGTAGTCTTTTCATTAGTTTAAAAACATCATTGGATATCGGCTTACAGTATTGTGAAAGCTGTGTGAAGTCGTGACAAATAAACGAAAAAGATGCTTTTTCTGCTTTAATTCCCTTAATTTTGGCGACGCGATCAATGGCTTTGGATTCATTGATATTACAACCAATACCATAGATGGTATCCGTAGGGTAAATTATCACACCACCCGTTTCAAGTACAGCAATGGCTTGATCCATATTGCGTTGTTGTGGAGACTCTGGATGAATAGAGATGTACATAGCTTGATCGTTTATTATTATTGTTGACTGTATAATTGTAAAGTTACTATTTTAAAATTTATATTACATTGAAAACAACAAATGATCTTACGCAGGGTTCGATAAGCAAGGCGCTGATTAAACTGGCAACCCCTATTATTGGAATGTCTTTTTTACAGATGGCCTATAATATGTTAGATATGATGTGGCTTGGCCATGTTGGATCTGATGCTGTCGCTGCTGTTGGTACTGCGACTTTCTTTACTTGGTTGGGTGTTTCTGTTATGTTGATCGCAAAAGTGGCAACAGAAGTAGGCGTTTCCCAGCGAATGGGAGCAAAGAATTATAAGGAGGCAAGCCTATTTACAGGGAATGCTATCTCTTGGATGGTCATCTTATCGATTGTCTATGGGGTATTCTCTTATTTTTGTGCTCCTTGGTTGATTGGCTTCTTTAAATTAGACAGTGCCGAAATTGTACATATGGCAATTCGTTATTTGCAGATTATTGCTTTAGGTGCTCCTTTCTATTATATGAATCAACCTTTAACAGGTATATTTACAGGTGCTGGTAACAGTACGTTTCCTTTTAAGGCGACTACTGTTGGTTTGGTGGTGAACTTTTTGTTGGATCCATTACTGATCTTTGGTTATGGTCCAATACCAGGGATGGGCGCAGAAGGTGCTGCTATAGCTACTGTTTTATCTAAGATGATTGTGACGCTTATTTTGGTGGTGACATTGAAAAAGAATATTATCAATCTCCCGATTTCTAAAGAAGATTTTACAATGAAGTGGGAGATGACCAAAGAGATATTCCGTGTGGGAACTCCTGTTGGTTTACATAGTGGTTTGTTTGCTTGTTTTGCGATGATTATGGCCCGTATTATATCTCAGTGGGGTGATCTTCCAATTG
It encodes:
- a CDS encoding threonylcarbamoyl-AMP synthase — translated: MYISIHPESPQQRNMDQAIAVLETGGVIIYPTDTIYGIGCNINESKAIDRVAKIKGIKAEKASFSFICHDFTQLSQYCKPISNDVFKLMKRLLPGPYTFILEANHKVPKMLKNKKKTIGIRIPDNQIIRDLVEQLGSPILSTSVYDKDELIEYTTDPELIYERYENQVDLMIDGGSGGNIPSTVIDCTKGNFEVIRQGLGILD
- a CDS encoding galactokinase, coding for MNIQDLKSKFIEKYGEGEVEVFFSPGRVNLIGEHTDYNGGFVFPCALTFGTYCLVRRVERPSFRFASLNLPFETELNMDQLTTPLDDKWVNYPLGVLAQFVKKEIQFDGGADLMFYGNVPNGAGLSSSAALEVVTAVAINDVFQTGLDRVELVKMSQKAEHEFAGVHCGIMDQFASGMGSKGHAIFLNCDTLEYDLVPVKLEGAKIVISNTNSPHKLDSGKYNERVAECTAAVEAISKVKPIKNLGELSLEEFNSVADAIEDQVILNRARHVVSEIQRTSDAVAELKSGNIDVFGALMNASHDSLRDDYEVTGLQLDTMVEEARKIEGVIGSRMTGGGFGGCTVSIVKDDAVDTFIEEVGKNYEARTGIKPEFYVAEIGEGGCKLS
- a CDS encoding GntR family transcriptional regulator, with the protein product MVKEIIQIKETKGTPKYKQLIEGIVDAIQEKRLKKGDKLGSINDFCRTFGFSRDTVMLSFNDLKSRGILVSQPGKGVYVADDNVHVAHRIFVLFDELNSFKEDLYTSFVHALGAETKVDIYFHHFNREVFEQLVKSSVGKYTSYIIMSAMFNDIEDILELIPSNKVYLLDRYHLNLSLYSVIYQDFERDVYDSLVSHREAIEKYSKLVMLFPGGKEPEGRLKGFRDFCDTYGYDHEIIRSLEDRTIQKGEAYLIPSDRNLVAMVKAAEELKLKLGSDLGIISFNDTVLKEVVAGGITTISTDFKQMGVRLAEVVSNQEVVWERNPSGMILRDSL
- a CDS encoding metallophosphoesterase yields the protein MKYDIIGDVHGHASLLKMLLKELGYQENDGVWFHRERKAIYCGDFINRGPEIVETFEIVKRMCEGGHAYAVLGNHEFSLMIWHSFKGKDLMKPNLVKKAGRLCKSTRLAFKEQELSLKEYVKWLRSLPLFLEFDGFRVVHASWSEKAVGIISSLRGDQSWRKSEIREMVLDNGAMMNAVSLLVHGPIMTMPKDIKVYCSRGLNRKVFRLKWWCTPLPDTFREICFEGRYTLPEYTIPKEIMPSVEVYSPSAPAVFCGHYCRADGAQLLSHNIVCVDSCISHSNMLSAYKHSIRASITRDNFVTVSGAGEEH
- a CDS encoding MATE family efflux transporter; its protein translation is MKTTNDLTQGSISKALIKLATPIIGMSFLQMAYNMLDMMWLGHVGSDAVAAVGTATFFTWLGVSVMLIAKVATEVGVSQRMGAKNYKEASLFTGNAISWMVILSIVYGVFSYFCAPWLIGFFKLDSAEIVHMAIRYLQIIALGAPFYYMNQPLTGIFTGAGNSTFPFKATTVGLVVNFLLDPLLIFGYGPIPGMGAEGAAIATVLSKMIVTLILVVTLKKNIINLPISKEDFTMKWEMTKEIFRVGTPVGLHSGLFACFAMIMARIISQWGDLPIAVQSVGAQIESVSWMTMEGLATALAAFTGQNYGAKKWDRVYKGFLVAVAFSVFLGLVVGAIFIFFGGQIFGLFINEAEAIRLGAIYFSILGLSQVFMCLEIGTSGAFYGLGKTNPPSFVGITFTGLRIPLALWLTSIPALGMTGVWWSISISSVVKGIVLFAWFMIFILFHPERDKSKLQKKRWIRFLPTRVRQQIMENQIDS
- a CDS encoding UDP-glucose--hexose-1-phosphate uridylyltransferase, which gives rise to MNPLTGEWVLVSPHRSKRPWQGQVEKVVEEQRPAYDETCYLCPGNERIGGEKNPQYDAPYSFVNDFSALLKDTPEGGVAEDDLFISDSVKGICKVICFSPRHDLTVPEMEVGEIKKVVDLWQTEYRELGAKEEINYVQIFENKGSIMGCSNPHPHGQIWASSMVPNEPQKKSERQLEYFQKNGRTLLSAYVEKEQDKDERILAENEHFIALIPYWAVWPFETMIVSKRQVSSLDLFTEEEKLGLADMYKKLTVMYDNLFEVSFAYSAGIHQAPTDGLDHPEWHFHMMFYPPLLRSATVKKFMVGYEMLGMPQRDITAEGAAKRLRSLSTVHYKQRS